Proteins encoded together in one Citromicrobium bathyomarinum window:
- a CDS encoding leucyl aminopeptidase, translating to MQITFADSLPSDAVLIASVANKDSLPDGTEPALAEGAKRSRFKGSAGQVVDGFVERDGKVLRVALAGAGDPKAKDRRANLEKAGGALAAKFLTSGESTIALDLTGAGLSAEDAAAVLLGLRLRAWRWDEYRTTQKDAEKVSLKSAVIVGAPDGIEAAWARESALAEGVEFTKELVTLPANVLYPESFVERCRKALEGTGIEIIVLDDAQMEKLGMGALLGVGQGSERPSRILAMRWNGGDAGTKPTLLVGKGVTFDSGGISIKPGAGMEDMKWDMGGAGAVAGTMVALAKRKAKANVVGVCGLVENMPDGKAQRPGDVVKTMSGQTVEVINTDAEGRLVLCDALHWAQNEFDPAAVIDLATLTGAMLIALGNEQAGLFSNDDTLAGNLSTAGATSGDKVWRMPIGPAYDKLIDSPIADMKNVGPREAGSITAAQFLKRFIKDGMPWAHLDIAGMAWSNKPGATYGKGATGYGVRLLDQYVRDVIEG from the coding sequence ATGCAAATCACCTTCGCCGACAGCCTTCCCTCCGATGCCGTCCTGATCGCCTCGGTCGCGAACAAGGACAGCCTGCCCGACGGGACTGAACCCGCACTGGCCGAAGGGGCCAAGCGGTCGCGGTTCAAGGGATCGGCAGGTCAGGTGGTCGACGGTTTCGTGGAACGCGATGGCAAGGTGCTGCGGGTCGCGCTCGCGGGTGCGGGCGATCCCAAGGCGAAGGACCGCCGCGCCAATCTGGAAAAGGCGGGCGGCGCGCTGGCGGCGAAGTTCCTGACCTCGGGCGAAAGCACGATCGCGCTCGACCTGACCGGCGCGGGCCTTTCCGCGGAAGACGCCGCCGCAGTGCTGCTGGGCCTGCGGCTGCGCGCGTGGCGGTGGGACGAATATCGCACCACGCAGAAGGATGCGGAGAAGGTTTCGCTAAAGAGTGCGGTCATCGTCGGCGCGCCCGACGGTATCGAAGCGGCATGGGCCCGCGAGAGCGCGCTGGCCGAAGGCGTCGAGTTCACCAAGGAACTGGTCACCCTGCCCGCCAACGTCCTCTATCCCGAAAGCTTCGTCGAACGCTGCCGCAAGGCGCTCGAAGGTACGGGGATCGAGATCATCGTGCTCGACGATGCGCAGATGGAAAAGCTCGGCATGGGTGCGCTGCTCGGCGTCGGGCAGGGCTCCGAACGCCCCTCGCGCATTCTCGCGATGCGCTGGAACGGCGGCGATGCGGGCACCAAGCCCACGCTGCTGGTCGGCAAGGGCGTGACCTTCGATTCCGGCGGCATTTCGATCAAGCCGGGTGCGGGCATGGAAGACATGAAGTGGGACATGGGCGGCGCAGGTGCTGTCGCAGGGACCATGGTCGCGCTGGCCAAGCGCAAGGCGAAGGCGAACGTCGTGGGCGTGTGCGGGCTGGTCGAGAACATGCCCGACGGCAAGGCGCAGCGCCCCGGCGACGTCGTGAAGACGATGAGCGGGCAGACCGTCGAAGTCATCAACACCGACGCCGAAGGGCGGCTGGTGCTGTGCGATGCGCTGCACTGGGCGCAGAACGAGTTCGATCCCGCTGCGGTGATCGACCTCGCCACGCTGACCGGCGCGATGCTGATCGCGCTGGGTAACGAGCAGGCGGGCCTGTTCTCCAACGACGATACGCTGGCGGGCAACCTGTCCACCGCAGGCGCGACCAGCGGCGACAAGGTGTGGCGGATGCCGATCGGCCCGGCTTACGACAAGCTGATCGATTCGCCGATCGCGGACATGAAGAACGTCGGCCCGCGCGAAGCAGGCTCGATCACCGCCGCGCAGTTCCTCAAGCGGTTCATCAAGGACGGGATGCCCTGGGCGCACCTCGACATTGCCGGGATGGCCTGGTCGAACAAGCCGGGCGCAACCTACGGCAAGGGCGCGACCGGTTACGGCGTGCGCCTGCTCGACCAGTATGTCCGCGACGTGATCGAGGGCTAG
- the lptD gene encoding LPS assembly protein LptD, whose protein sequence is MRLTDRSASPAFGGRACLLSGAALAVMATIAWPSLAHAQDAPQSEPQSGQQADEEGSVEEAVSDYIEGDQPPGTPREIGFEADSLEYDSQADTVIARGNVLLREGERSVRADEVRWDRPAGRIDASGGVRYVDGDGNQLYAEQLELTDTFEAGALEDLLLVLREGGRLAAERGERAGDGRIALTRAAYSGCPVVGEDGCPKRPSWKITAERVVYNPDANTVRFEKGYFSLFGARILPLPTLELRTDGGPQSGFLVPSLRISRSNGVEVSGSYYWRLAENRDLELAAHVFTDAAPMARATYRALSDKGAFQATGYATVSRRIDLNTGLSQTDEDFRGYFAANGRYQFDENWSFTGSVRRASDRTFLRRYDISRDDRLRTVGELERIDANSYFVVAGFATQTLRLNQPQGEVPVALPLIDYRRRISEPLLGGTVTLRGNTLGILREDGQDTQRGFASAQWNLRRVTGLGQVVELTALARGDIYNTNNSAATTVASYRGREGWQGRAIGLAAIDVSWPLVGPIFGGTQVLTPRIQVVGTPPIRNAAIPNEDSRSIDLEDVNLFSLNRFPGDDRFEDGARVTYGVDWQFTKPDWQVTANFGQSYRLDDKPIIFPDGTGLSDRFSDFVGRARVRYKDFVSFTYRFRLDKDDFTPRRTEVDATIGSRRTYAEIGYLRLDRNIPNINEDLGDREELRAAGRVAFARYWSLFGSAVVNMTNRDEDPTLQADGFDPIRTRIGIAYQDDCIDLGLTWRRDYATQGDALRGNTFELTFRLLNLGFGG, encoded by the coding sequence ATGCGCCTGACCGATCGTTCCGCGTCGCCTGCCTTTGGTGGCCGCGCCTGCCTGCTAAGTGGTGCCGCATTGGCGGTGATGGCGACGATCGCGTGGCCCAGCCTCGCGCACGCCCAGGATGCGCCGCAAAGCGAGCCGCAGAGCGGCCAGCAGGCGGACGAGGAGGGCTCGGTCGAAGAGGCGGTGTCCGACTATATCGAAGGCGACCAGCCGCCCGGCACCCCGCGCGAGATCGGGTTCGAGGCGGATAGTCTGGAATATGATTCGCAGGCTGACACGGTGATCGCGCGCGGCAACGTGCTGCTGCGCGAGGGCGAGCGTTCGGTGCGCGCCGACGAGGTCCGGTGGGATCGCCCGGCGGGGCGGATCGATGCCAGCGGCGGCGTGCGTTACGTCGATGGCGACGGCAACCAGCTCTATGCCGAGCAGCTGGAACTGACCGACACCTTCGAGGCGGGCGCGCTGGAAGACCTGTTGCTGGTGCTGCGCGAAGGCGGACGGCTTGCAGCGGAACGCGGCGAGCGCGCGGGCGACGGGCGCATCGCGCTGACCAGAGCGGCCTATTCGGGCTGCCCGGTGGTGGGCGAGGATGGCTGCCCGAAGCGCCCGAGCTGGAAGATCACCGCAGAACGCGTCGTCTACAATCCCGACGCCAACACCGTGCGGTTCGAAAAGGGCTATTTCTCGCTGTTCGGCGCGCGCATCCTGCCACTGCCCACGCTGGAGCTGCGCACCGACGGCGGACCGCAATCGGGCTTCCTTGTCCCCAGCCTGCGCATCTCGCGTTCCAACGGGGTGGAGGTCAGCGGCAGCTATTACTGGCGGCTCGCTGAAAACCGCGATCTTGAACTGGCTGCGCACGTGTTCACCGATGCCGCTCCGATGGCGCGCGCGACCTATCGCGCGCTGTCGGACAAGGGCGCGTTCCAGGCGACCGGCTATGCCACGGTCAGCCGGCGAATCGACCTCAACACCGGCCTGTCCCAGACCGACGAGGATTTTCGCGGCTACTTCGCCGCCAACGGACGCTACCAGTTCGACGAGAACTGGAGCTTCACTGGCTCCGTCCGCCGCGCGAGCGACCGCACCTTCCTGCGCCGCTACGACATCAGCCGCGACGACCGGCTGCGCACCGTGGGCGAGCTGGAGCGGATCGATGCCAACAGCTATTTCGTGGTCGCGGGCTTCGCCACGCAGACCCTGCGCCTCAACCAGCCGCAGGGCGAGGTGCCGGTCGCGCTGCCGCTGATCGATTACCGCCGCCGGATTTCGGAGCCGCTGCTGGGCGGCACGGTGACGCTGCGCGGCAATACGCTGGGCATCTTGCGCGAGGACGGGCAGGATACCCAGCGCGGCTTCGCCTCCGCGCAGTGGAACCTGCGCCGGGTGACCGGCCTCGGCCAGGTGGTCGAACTGACCGCGCTGGCGCGCGGCGACATCTACAACACCAACAATTCGGCGGCGACCACGGTTGCCAGCTATCGCGGGCGCGAAGGGTGGCAGGGCCGCGCGATCGGGCTCGCCGCGATCGACGTGTCGTGGCCGCTGGTGGGCCCGATTTTCGGCGGCACCCAGGTGCTGACTCCGCGGATTCAGGTGGTCGGCACCCCGCCCATCCGCAACGCCGCGATCCCCAACGAGGATTCGCGCTCGATCGATCTGGAAGACGTGAACCTGTTCTCGCTCAACCGCTTCCCGGGGGACGACCGGTTCGAAGACGGCGCGCGGGTGACCTACGGGGTCGACTGGCAATTCACCAAGCCGGACTGGCAGGTGACCGCCAATTTCGGCCAGTCCTACCGGCTCGACGACAAGCCGATCATCTTCCCCGACGGGACCGGCCTGTCGGACAGGTTCTCCGACTTCGTCGGCCGGGCGCGCGTGCGCTACAAGGATTTCGTCTCCTTCACCTACCGCTTCCGGCTGGACAAGGACGACTTCACCCCGCGCCGGACCGAGGTGGATGCGACCATCGGATCGCGGCGAACCTATGCCGAGATCGGCTATCTCAGGCTCGACCGGAACATCCCCAATATCAACGAGGATCTGGGCGATCGCGAAGAGCTGCGCGCAGCGGGCCGCGTGGCCTTCGCCCGCTACTGGTCGCTGTTCGGTTCGGCGGTGGTCAACATGACCAACCGCGACGAAGACCCGACTCTGCAGGCCGACGGGTTCGACCCGATCCGCACCCGGATCGGGATCGCATACCAGGACGACTGCATCGATCTGGGGCTCACCTGGCGGCGCGATTACGCCACCCAAGGTGACGCACTGCGCGGCAATACGTTCGAGCTCACCTTCCGCCTGCTCAACCTCGGCTTCGGCGGATGA
- a CDS encoding peptidylprolyl isomerase has product MTDSISIISKISTSFAAFAMATMPIAAQAQQAGNAAQQGAPQPSAAQQAATDGPFGIPAEVVRSDHQDPNMRTATAKVNGTVITGTDIDHRVALVLAASERKEIPADQLQALRMQVLRNLIDETLQIQAAAAQDMEVSSEEVNQRYAILAQQNFGSNPQQMDKFLIAAGSSPATLKRQIQGEIAWQMLLRRNVAPFINVSAEEVNDTIERLKTSRGQEEYRLAEIYLSATPETAATVEANAEQIMDQIRAGGSFQAYARQFSESTTASVGGDLGFVRLGTLPGQMAEVATKMTPGQLVGPVPIPGGYVIMLLLDKRQVLTADPRDAVLSLKQIAITFPQGTSQDRANARVEEFANAIGTIRGCGDANRVAESVGASVVDNDSITVRDLPPQLQASLMDLQVGQTTPPFGSMQDGVRVLLLCGRDDPEVNGEPDFDQIMDRIEEERISKRAQRFLRDLRDDAIIEYN; this is encoded by the coding sequence GTGACCGACAGCATCAGCATTATCAGCAAGATCTCCACCTCGTTCGCCGCGTTTGCGATGGCGACGATGCCGATCGCGGCGCAGGCCCAGCAGGCGGGCAACGCTGCACAGCAGGGCGCTCCGCAGCCCTCCGCCGCGCAGCAGGCGGCGACGGACGGGCCCTTCGGCATCCCCGCCGAGGTGGTCAGGTCCGACCACCAGGACCCGAACATGCGCACCGCCACCGCCAAGGTGAACGGCACGGTCATCACCGGTACGGACATTGATCACCGGGTCGCGCTGGTCCTCGCCGCTTCGGAGCGCAAGGAAATCCCCGCCGATCAGCTGCAGGCGCTGCGGATGCAGGTGCTGCGCAACCTGATCGACGAAACGCTGCAGATCCAGGCCGCCGCCGCGCAGGACATGGAAGTGTCTTCCGAAGAGGTGAACCAGCGCTACGCCATCCTGGCGCAGCAGAATTTCGGCAGCAATCCGCAGCAGATGGACAAGTTCCTGATCGCCGCAGGCTCGTCCCCCGCCACGCTCAAGCGTCAGATTCAGGGCGAAATCGCGTGGCAGATGCTCCTGCGCCGCAACGTGGCCCCGTTCATCAACGTCTCCGCCGAAGAGGTCAATGACACGATCGAGCGGCTGAAGACCTCGCGCGGGCAGGAAGAATACCGCCTCGCCGAGATCTATCTGTCGGCAACGCCCGAAACCGCCGCGACCGTCGAAGCCAATGCCGAGCAGATCATGGACCAGATCCGCGCCGGCGGCAGCTTCCAGGCCTATGCCCGGCAGTTTTCCGAATCGACCACCGCCTCGGTCGGCGGCGATCTCGGCTTCGTCCGGCTGGGCACCCTGCCCGGCCAGATGGCCGAGGTGGCGACCAAGATGACCCCCGGCCAGCTGGTCGGCCCCGTTCCGATCCCGGGCGGCTATGTCATCATGCTGCTGCTCGACAAGCGACAGGTGCTGACCGCCGACCCGCGCGATGCCGTGCTCAGCCTCAAGCAGATCGCGATCACCTTCCCGCAGGGAACGAGCCAGGATCGCGCCAACGCACGGGTGGAAGAATTCGCCAACGCGATCGGCACGATCCGTGGCTGCGGCGATGCGAACCGGGTGGCCGAATCGGTCGGCGCGAGCGTGGTCGACAATGATTCGATCACCGTGCGCGATCTGCCGCCGCAGCTGCAGGCGTCGCTGATGGACCTGCAGGTCGGCCAGACCACGCCGCCTTTCGGCTCCATGCAGGACGGTGTTAGGGTGCTGCTGCTGTGCGGCCGCGACGATCCGGAAGTGAATGGCGAACCCGATTTCGACCAGATCATGGACCGGATCGAGGAAGAGCGGATCAGCAAGCGCGCCCAGCGCTTCCTGCGCGACCTGCGCGACGACGCGATCATCGAATACAACTGA
- the pdxA gene encoding 4-hydroxythreonine-4-phosphate dehydrogenase PdxA: protein MTTPLPLAVTIGDPAGVGPEIVAHILAREAELGLPPLRVVGEPGSPLRTGQPDRASAQCALDALGQAVAMVRSGECSALVTGPVAKSAIAQIDPNFVGQTEFLADACGLPREDAVMMLAGPSLKTVPMTVHCALADVPARLSQHLIVQRSRIVAAALRTDYGIDAPRIAIAGLNPHAGEDGRMGREEIEVIAPAIATLREQGIDTTGPHPADTLFAPHKRGTYDVAIAMYHDQALVPIKALDFDEGVNVTLGLPIVRTSPDHGTAFDIAGKGIARPDAMIAAIRMAGQIAARRSR from the coding sequence GTGACCACGCCGCTCCCGCTGGCCGTTACCATCGGCGACCCGGCGGGCGTCGGGCCGGAGATTGTCGCGCACATCCTGGCGCGCGAAGCCGAGCTTGGCCTGCCCCCGCTGCGGGTGGTCGGAGAGCCCGGCTCTCCATTGCGCACCGGCCAGCCCGATCGTGCATCGGCCCAATGCGCTCTCGACGCGCTGGGGCAGGCCGTCGCCATGGTCCGCTCGGGCGAGTGCAGCGCCCTGGTGACCGGCCCGGTGGCCAAGTCCGCTATTGCCCAGATCGATCCGAACTTCGTCGGCCAGACCGAATTCCTTGCCGATGCCTGCGGGTTGCCGCGGGAGGATGCGGTGATGATGCTCGCCGGGCCATCGCTCAAGACCGTCCCGATGACCGTGCATTGCGCGCTGGCCGATGTGCCCGCGCGTCTCTCGCAACATCTGATCGTGCAGCGCAGCCGGATCGTAGCCGCAGCGCTGCGCACAGACTACGGGATCGATGCGCCGCGTATCGCGATCGCCGGGCTCAACCCACACGCGGGTGAGGATGGCCGCATGGGGCGCGAGGAGATCGAGGTAATCGCCCCCGCCATCGCCACCTTGCGCGAACAGGGCATCGACACCACCGGCCCGCATCCCGCCGACACGCTGTTCGCGCCGCACAAGCGAGGGACTTACGACGTGGCGATCGCGATGTATCACGATCAGGCGCTGGTCCCGATCAAGGCGCTCGATTTCGACGAAGGGGTCAACGTCACGCTCGGCCTGCCGATCGTGCGCACCTCGCCCGACCACGGCACCGCGTTCGACATTGCGGGCAAGGGCATCGCTCGACCCGATGCGATGATCGCGGCGATCCGCATGGCGGGGCAGATTGCTGCGCGGCGGAGCCGATGA
- the rsmA gene encoding 16S rRNA (adenine(1518)-N(6)/adenine(1519)-N(6))-dimethyltransferase RsmA, giving the protein MTDLPPLREVIAAHGLSASKALGQNFLFDEQLLARIAAVPGDLSGRNVLEVGPGPGGLTRALLRAGAKVTAIEMDRRCLPALAELGDAFPGQLTVIEGDALKIDHDAIFDGEPYAILSNLPYNVGTALFTRWMGGEAWPPNWTSLTLMFQQEVAQRIVAQPGGSAYGRLAVLAQWRGTAKLAMKVHRSAFTPPPKVMSAIVHVTPAAMPDGVSAAKLEQVTAAAFGQRRKMLRQSLKGVPGALDALETLGIDPQRRAETLDVGEFVVLARALST; this is encoded by the coding sequence ATGACCGACCTCCCACCTTTACGCGAAGTGATCGCGGCGCACGGCCTCAGCGCGTCCAAGGCGCTCGGCCAGAATTTCCTGTTCGACGAGCAGTTGCTCGCGCGCATCGCGGCGGTGCCGGGCGACCTGTCGGGCAGGAACGTGCTCGAAGTCGGCCCCGGCCCCGGCGGGCTCACGCGCGCGCTCCTGCGTGCCGGGGCGAAGGTCACCGCGATCGAGATGGACCGCCGCTGCCTGCCCGCGCTCGCCGAACTCGGCGACGCCTTCCCCGGCCAGCTGACCGTGATCGAGGGCGATGCGCTCAAGATCGACCACGACGCCATCTTCGACGGCGAACCCTACGCGATCCTCTCCAACCTGCCCTACAACGTCGGCACCGCGCTGTTCACCCGCTGGATGGGCGGCGAGGCATGGCCACCCAACTGGACATCGCTCACCCTGATGTTCCAGCAGGAGGTCGCGCAACGGATCGTCGCGCAGCCGGGCGGCTCTGCCTACGGACGCCTCGCGGTCCTCGCCCAGTGGCGCGGCACGGCGAAGCTGGCGATGAAGGTCCACCGCAGCGCCTTCACCCCGCCGCCCAAGGTGATGAGCGCGATCGTCCATGTGACCCCCGCTGCAATGCCCGATGGCGTCTCGGCCGCGAAGCTGGAACAGGTCACCGCCGCCGCCTTCGGCCAGCGCCGCAAGATGCTGCGCCAGAGCCTGAAGGGCGTGCCTGGCGCGCTGGATGCGCTGGAGACGCTCGGCATCGACCCGCAGCGGCGTGCCGAAACGCTCGACGTCGGGGAATTCGTGGTCCTCGCCCGCGCGCTGTCCACCTGA
- a CDS encoding hydrolase, producing MNRLSGPLQQAIDTIDGAAMLAQVERWARINSGTANLDGLARMAQELSEAFSALPGEITLEEPAPVTAVDASGKETAVQNGKHFVLRVRPEAQRRFILTGHMDTVFPADHPFQDLTWLDDEVLNGPGTADMKGGLAIILASLTALEQIEAWQQVGYDVLINADEETGSLSSAPLIEDLAQGKYAALTFEPAATPEGTLAHARGGSGNYSLIVTGKSAHAGRNPHDGRNAIVAASTLAVRLKELQRDDISVNPAKIDGGAANNVVPDHAVLRFNIRPKEPAAAERFEAEMHALIGEVKQAQEVDITIHGGISRPPKPVDRKAQALFDLVRECGAELGQEIDWKSTGGVCDGNNIAATGVPVVDTMGVRGGKIHSPDEFMIAPSLKERAALAAMVLHGLATEDVL from the coding sequence ATGAACAGACTTTCCGGCCCCCTCCAGCAGGCCATCGACACTATCGACGGCGCGGCCATGCTCGCGCAGGTCGAGCGCTGGGCACGTATCAACTCGGGCACCGCCAACCTCGACGGCCTCGCCCGCATGGCTCAGGAACTGAGCGAGGCGTTCTCCGCCCTCCCCGGCGAAATCACGCTGGAAGAGCCCGCCCCGGTGACGGCGGTCGACGCAAGCGGCAAGGAAACCGCGGTTCAGAACGGCAAGCACTTCGTGTTGCGCGTGCGTCCGGAGGCGCAGCGGCGGTTCATCCTGACCGGGCATATGGACACCGTCTTCCCCGCCGATCACCCGTTTCAGGACCTGACCTGGCTCGACGACGAGGTGCTCAACGGGCCCGGCACGGCGGACATGAAGGGAGGCCTCGCGATCATCCTCGCCTCGCTCACTGCGCTCGAGCAGATCGAGGCATGGCAGCAGGTCGGCTACGACGTGCTGATCAATGCCGACGAGGAAACCGGCTCGCTCTCCTCCGCGCCGCTGATCGAGGACCTGGCGCAGGGCAAATACGCCGCGCTGACCTTCGAGCCTGCGGCGACGCCCGAGGGCACGCTCGCCCATGCGCGCGGCGGCAGCGGGAATTACAGCCTGATCGTCACCGGTAAGTCCGCCCACGCCGGGCGCAACCCGCACGATGGGCGTAACGCGATCGTCGCCGCCTCCACGCTCGCGGTGCGGCTCAAGGAATTGCAGCGCGACGATATCAGCGTGAACCCGGCCAAGATCGATGGCGGCGCGGCGAACAACGTCGTGCCCGACCATGCCGTCCTCCGCTTCAACATCCGCCCGAAGGAGCCCGCCGCAGCCGAGCGATTTGAGGCGGAAATGCACGCTCTGATCGGCGAGGTGAAGCAGGCCCAGGAGGTCGATATCACGATCCACGGCGGTATCTCGCGTCCGCCCAAGCCGGTCGACCGCAAGGCGCAGGCGCTGTTCGATCTGGTCCGCGAATGCGGCGCCGAGCTGGGGCAGGAGATCGACTGGAAATCCACCGGTGGCGTGTGCGACGGCAATAATATCGCCGCTACCGGCGTGCCGGTGGTCGATACGATGGGCGTGCGTGGCGGCAAGATCCACTCGCCCGACGAGTTCATGATCGCCCCTTCGCTGAAGGAACGCGCCGCGCTCGCGGCGATGGTCCTGCACGGACTGGCAACGGAGGATGTGCTGTGA
- a CDS encoding arginine N-succinyltransferase, with protein sequence MSFVIRPSREDDLEHLYEMAKLTGGGFTNLPADRDALRGKLERSAKAFANRGHELVDETFLLVLENTETGAVRGTCQLMTQVGQQWPFYSYRLNTLTQYSQELDRTVRAEMLHLVTDLEGCSEVGGLFLHPNERAGGLGLLLARSRYLFIAMHRQRFAERVLAELRGIIDDRGGSPFWDGVAGRFFGMTFQEADYFNAINGNQFIADLMPKYPVYVAMLDDDAREVIGLPHPTGRAAMKMLEKEGLRFEGYVDIFDGGPTMLARTDDVVSVADAKPLTLGSTALDKGERALIATGHLTDFRCSYGSRSIDGDTIAIDAAGAATLQVGEGDTVWSVPK encoded by the coding sequence GTGAGTTTCGTAATCCGCCCCTCGCGCGAGGACGACCTCGAGCATCTGTACGAAATGGCCAAGCTGACCGGCGGCGGATTCACCAACCTGCCCGCCGACCGCGATGCGCTGCGCGGCAAGCTGGAACGCTCGGCCAAGGCCTTCGCCAATAGGGGCCACGAGTTGGTCGACGAGACCTTCCTGCTGGTGCTGGAAAATACCGAGACCGGCGCGGTGCGCGGCACCTGCCAGCTGATGACGCAGGTCGGCCAGCAATGGCCGTTCTATTCCTACCGGCTCAACACGCTGACCCAGTACAGCCAAGAGCTGGACCGCACGGTGCGCGCAGAAATGCTGCACTTGGTCACCGATCTGGAAGGGTGCAGCGAGGTCGGCGGGCTATTCCTCCACCCGAACGAGCGCGCCGGAGGCCTCGGCCTGCTGCTCGCGCGCAGCCGCTACCTGTTCATCGCGATGCACCGCCAGCGGTTTGCCGAGCGCGTGCTGGCCGAACTGCGCGGCATTATCGACGATCGCGGCGGCTCGCCTTTCTGGGACGGGGTCGCCGGGCGTTTCTTCGGGATGACCTTCCAGGAGGCCGACTATTTCAACGCGATCAACGGCAACCAGTTCATCGCCGACCTGATGCCCAAATATCCGGTCTATGTCGCAATGCTGGACGACGATGCACGCGAGGTGATCGGCCTCCCCCACCCCACCGGCCGCGCCGCGATGAAGATGCTGGAGAAGGAAGGCCTGCGCTTCGAAGGCTATGTCGACATCTTCGACGGCGGCCCGACCATGCTCGCGCGGACCGACGATGTGGTGAGCGTAGCGGATGCCAAGCCCCTCACACTGGGCAGCACGGCACTCGACAAGGGTGAGCGCGCCTTGATCGCTACCGGCCATCTCACCGATTTCCGCTGCAGCTATGGCTCGCGCAGCATTGATGGCGACACGATCGCGATCGACGCGGCCGGCGCCGCGACCTTACAGGTGGGCGAAGGCGATACCGTGTGGAGCGTGCCCAAATAG
- a CDS encoding N-succinylarginine dihydrolase — protein MTTGKTVLKEINFDGIIGPSHNYAGLSLGNIASASHRGQTSHPREAALQGLAKMRGNMARGLPQGFLLPLPRPNGVLGDALALDGTEDPALRAAPWSASAMWTANAATVSPAPDTRDGRCHLTPANLITMLHRAQEWQDTKAQLDIAFGDAKHFAVHDAVPPTFGDEGAANHMRLCESHGEAGVEVFVYGKPGGKFPARQHEQASRAVARMHGLDPKRTVFIEQNLEAIEAGAFHNDVVAVANERVLFTHARAFADPQGAYGAIREAFPALELVEVPESAVSLEEAIRTYLFNAQLLTLPDGTMALVVPSECRESTSVWAFCEKMTESNGPIRQVIPVDVRQSMANGGGPACLRLRVVADPATVDPRFLLDEAKAEQIEAVIAEHWPEAIEPAQLGTDALSEQVRAARGALLDALDLTELG, from the coding sequence ATGACGACAGGGAAAACCGTGCTCAAGGAAATCAACTTCGACGGGATCATCGGCCCCTCGCACAACTACGCGGGGCTGAGCCTCGGCAATATCGCCAGCGCGAGCCATCGCGGGCAGACCAGCCACCCGCGCGAGGCGGCTCTGCAGGGCCTCGCCAAGATGCGCGGCAATATGGCGCGCGGGCTTCCGCAGGGCTTCCTCCTGCCGCTGCCGCGTCCCAATGGCGTGCTGGGAGATGCGCTGGCGCTCGACGGCACAGAGGATCCTGCCCTGCGCGCCGCGCCCTGGTCCGCCTCGGCCATGTGGACCGCCAATGCGGCGACGGTCAGCCCCGCGCCCGACACGCGCGACGGGCGCTGCCACCTGACCCCAGCCAACCTCATCACCATGCTCCATCGCGCGCAGGAATGGCAGGATACCAAAGCGCAGCTCGACATCGCCTTCGGCGATGCAAAGCACTTCGCGGTCCACGACGCGGTGCCGCCGACCTTCGGCGACGAGGGTGCGGCCAACCACATGCGACTTTGCGAGAGCCACGGCGAGGCGGGCGTCGAGGTGTTCGTCTATGGCAAGCCGGGCGGCAAGTTCCCCGCGCGCCAGCACGAACAGGCAAGCCGCGCGGTCGCACGCATGCATGGGCTCGATCCGAAACGTACGGTGTTCATCGAACAGAACCTCGAGGCGATCGAGGCGGGCGCGTTCCATAACGACGTGGTCGCCGTGGCGAACGAGCGCGTGCTGTTCACCCACGCGCGCGCCTTCGCCGATCCGCAGGGGGCCTATGGCGCGATCCGCGAGGCGTTCCCCGCGCTCGAACTGGTCGAAGTGCCCGAGAGCGCGGTGAGTCTCGAAGAGGCGATCCGCACCTATCTGTTCAACGCGCAGTTGCTCACCCTGCCCGACGGCACCATGGCGCTGGTCGTCCCCAGCGAATGCCGCGAATCGACGAGCGTTTGGGCGTTCTGCGAAAAGATGACGGAGAGCAATGGCCCGATCCGACAGGTGATCCCGGTCGATGTGCGCCAGTCGATGGCCAATGGCGGCGGCCCCGCCTGTCTGCGCCTGCGCGTGGTCGCCGACCCCGCGACGGTCGATCCGCGCTTCCTGCTCGACGAGGCGAAGGCGGAGCAAATCGAGGCGGTCATCGCCGAGCATTGGCCTGAAGCGATCGAACCGGCCCAGCTTGGCACCGATGCGCTGAGCGAACAGGTGCGCGCGGCACGCGGCGCGCTGCTCGACGCGCTCGATCTAACCGAATTAGGGTAA